The genomic segment GAACTTGATCTTGTTCTCGGTGAAGTAGCAGATCTTCTTCCGCTTCGTCTTCCCGTCCTTTTCACGGCGATCGGCCATGGCTTATTCCTCCCTTTCGCGGCGTCCGCCGCGGAATTCTGCGGGTTCACGGTCGCGGTCGCGGTCGCGGTCACGGCCATCGCGGCCGCCTTCCCTGAAAGGCGCGCCATCCCGTCCGGGGGCGCCTTCGGCTTGCGGAGCGCCTTCGGCCTCGGGGGCCTTGTCGGCGGGCACGCCGATCGGGTTATCGGCCACGGTCAGCCAGCGCAGCACGTTCTCATTGATGCGGAGGCGCTTATCGAGCTCGGCGGCGAGGGCGCCCGAACCGGCTTCGTAGTAGAACACGGCATATTCGCCATGGGTGCGCTTGCGGATGCTGTAGGCCAGCTTGCGCTTGCCCCAACGGTCCAGCTTGACCAGCTTCCCCTGGGATTCGATGAGCTTCCCGATGGCGTCGAATTCCGACGCGATCGATTCATCGGGAATCATCGCATCCACGACAATTACGGTTTCGTATGGTTTTGCCAAGAATACCTTCCTTTGGACGAGAAACCGGTGAAGCCGGTTTCCCTTGGCCCCGGCTTAGGTATCCGGAGCAGGTTGATGTGGCCTCCGGAGAACTCTCGGGAGGGACGGCAAAGGTATGAATTCCAGAGGTTTATGGCAAGATCCCGGGGCCTCGGCCAGCGCGCGCCTTTGCCGAAGGGGTTCGGGCCCTTAAAAAGCCAACCCCAGCCCTCCGACCAAGGCCAGCTCCCTGCGGCTCCCGGTTGCCGCCGACAATAGGAAACCCATTTGGGATTCCGCGAAGACGTAGAAGGCCGGAACCAATTTCCGCAATCGCGGGGTCAACGGGAGCACGTCCAAGGCCAATCCCGGGATGATGTGCATGTTGAGGCTGTTGGTGACCCCGCTGCGATCCTCGTCGACCAGGGAGTATTCCAGGTTCGAGCCGAAGGTGAGGCCCACGTAGCGGCTGAATTTCCATCCGCCTCCGAAGTCCAGGGCCAAGGTAGGCTTGGTGTTCTTGATGGGCTCCAGGTCTTTTTGCTTGGCGATGGAATCGGTCAGGATGTTGATGTTGCCCACCCCGATCTGCGGTCCCACGTAGACGGCCGCATTCTCCCAGGACTTGTGGAAGCGGCCCTGGGCGTAATAGCGGTTGATGATTTTCTGGCGATCGGAATTGGGTTCGCCCGCGATGATGCGGAAGGCCATGCCCCCGGAAAACCAGGGCGTGTAGAAATAGCTGAGATCGCCTTGCCATTGGAAAAGGAAATTCTGGTCCCGCGACAGGCCGCGCTTCCCGCCCATGAAGGATCCGGTGATGCCGTGGGCCAGGTAGATGGCGCCATTGGGATACGGCACCGAGCGGATCTCGGGGGCGCGGATGCTGTCCATGGGGAGACGGGGCCGGGGCGCTACGGGGGCTTCGCCCGCATCCCCCTTGGGGCCTTCGATGGAGGCAGCCCTGGCCGGGAGGCAGGCGATGCCGAGCAAGGTCAGCAACGAGAGGGCGGCGCGGAACGCTTTCATCAGGCAGCGCGGATCATAAGGGGAAGTAATCGCGGTATCCATTGGGGATAACCACCTTCCGGCCAAAGCGGGCCTCCAGATCCCCGGGGCCCATATCGTCTAGGAACTTGTTCTCGCGATTGAGGCTGTTGGGCGGAATCAGCACCGGCCCCTTGCCGCGGCTGCGCTCCAGCGCCAAGGCGAAGTCCTTGCCGCAGAGCAGGCCGGTCACCGTAACCGTCGAACCGAAGGTGGCATTCTCGCAAACCAGCA from the Fibrobacterota bacterium genome contains:
- the rpsF gene encoding 30S ribosomal protein S6, with the protein product MAKPYETVIVVDAMIPDESIASEFDAIGKLIESQGKLVKLDRWGKRKLAYSIRKRTHGEYAVFYYEAGSGALAAELDKRLRINENVLRWLTVADNPIGVPADKAPEAEGAPQAEGAPGRDGAPFREGGRDGRDRDRDRDREPAEFRGGRREREE